One Drosophila willistoni isolate 14030-0811.24 chromosome 2R unlocalized genomic scaffold, UCI_dwil_1.1 Seg167, whole genome shotgun sequence DNA segment encodes these proteins:
- the LOC111518831 gene encoding serine protease 55-like, with product MLLINIVILLTLVISSAWTDEVNEKPLQDLVDFTNGEVHYCGYQAHEIVRSCLNTYDTKYARVGEFPWTVRINDKNGYLAAGTLLNRALVLTASQFIKNKQVEDLQIVAGDWDILNNFEEVPELYRTAVRIERNEDIALIFLSMPFSPQEYISGLCLPTLQANFVERAAATTAWIGNFSNTDKLTKKNFKIQTPSDCFSELNNDTRVYAESGKFTDAKHICAFDESYENPCGLNNGAALFYDINNSIDHLPRYLMAGIALEKENCKPGLQEPALFINILPYISWIEETFNKS from the exons ATGTTGCTGATTAATATTGTCATATTATTAACACTGGTGATTTCCAGTGCTTGGACTGACGAAGTTAATGAGAAACCCTTGCAg GATTTGGTTGATTTCACTAACGGAGAAGTACATTATTGCGGTTATCAGGCGCATGAAATTGTTCGCTCGTGTTTGAATACTTATGACACTAAATATGCCAGAGTTGGAGAATTCCCCTGGACGGTACGGATCAATGATAAGAATGGTTATCTTGCAGCAGGCACTTTGCTAAATAGGGCACTCGTCTTAACGGCCAGCcagtttattaaaaataaacaagtgGAGGACTTACAAATTGTTGCTGGAGATTGggatatattaaataatttcgAAGAAGTTCCAGAACTATATCGAACAGCTGTGAGAATTGAAAGGAATGAGGACATTGCTCTTATTTTCTTGAGTATGCCCTTCAGTCCTCAGGAATATATATCTGGCCTGTGCCTGCCCACATTGCAGGCAAACTTTGTGGAAAGagctgcagcaacaacagcttGGATTGGAAACTTTAGTAATACAGATAAACTGAcgaagaaaaattttaaaatacagACTCCATCGGATTGCTTTTCCGAATTAAACAATGACACTAGAGTGTACGCCGAATCTGGGAAATTTACGGATGCAAAGCACATATGCGCCTTTGATGAGTCCTATGAGAATCCTTGTGGACTCAACAATGGAGCTGCACTTTTTTATGACATCAATAACAGTATCGACCATCTACCGCGTTATCTTATGGCTGGTATTGCActggaaaaagaaaactgtaaACCAGGTTTGCAGGAACCGgctttatttataaatattttacctTACATTTCATGGATTGAAGAAACGTTCAACAAATCCTGA